From the genome of Aspergillus chevalieri M1 DNA, chromosome 8, nearly complete sequence, one region includes:
- a CDS encoding putative MFS transporter (COG:G;~EggNog:ENOG410PMGQ;~InterPro:IPR020846,IPR011701,IPR036259;~PFAM:PF07690;~TransMembrane:12 (i49-69o89-108i115-135o141-162i174-198o204-224i262-284o304-325i346-369o375-396i417-434o440-460i);~go_function: GO:0022857 - transmembrane transporter activity [Evidence IEA];~go_process: GO:0055085 - transmembrane transport [Evidence IEA]), whose product MGKQDEPYTAQVTPDPEAQLAGAAPGAPEKALDADVSDQYNLPTWRKCIILFVVSWMTLAITFSSTSFLPATPEIASEFKTTTEILNATNAGVLLAMGFSSLIWGPLGNIFGRRYAYNVAIFVLTGCSAGAAAAINMRMFTTMRILAGLTGTSFMVSGQTILADIFEPVVRGTAVGFFMVGSVAGPAIGPCMGGIIVTFASWRIIFWVQTAMAGFGLILSLLFVSNVRDPPTMIAKKKAGAKFGALDMVNMFNPLRIVRQMVYPNVFLADLTCGFLATFQYALLTSARALFNPRFHLTTALVSGLFYLAPGSGFLLGSVLGGKLSDRTVRKWIKRRNGVRLPQDRLNSGLLTLLGVLPVSALIFGWTLQEEVGGMAVPIISGFFGGFGLTGSFNGLNTYNAEAIPAKRSEVIAGKYIVQYIFAAASTAAVQPLLDAIGAGWTFTICVVLSLIGGFLVWAITKWGLDMQQWAERKFELDKKPGF is encoded by the exons ATGGGAAAACAAGATGAGCCCTATACAGCCCAGGTTACTCCCGATCCGGAAGCCCAACTGGCGGGAGCTGCGCCGGGCGCACCAGAGAAAGCCCTCGATGCCGATGTCTCAGACCAGTACAACCTCCCAACCTGGCGCAAATGTATCATCCTCTTCGTGGTGAGCTGGATGACCCTCGCCATCACcttctcctcaacctccttccTCCCCGCAACCCCAGAAATCGCCTCCGAATTCAAAACAACAACAGAGATCCTCAATGCGACAAACGCAGGCGTGCTGCTCGCAATGGGCTTCTCGTCGCTGATCTGGGGACCGCTGGGTAATATCTTTGGGCGCAGGTATGCGTATAACGTTGCGATTTTTGTGCTTACAGGGTGTTCGGCTGGTGCTGCGGCGGCGATCAATATGCGTATGTTTACGACTATGAGAATCTTGGCTGGGTTGACGGGAACGTCGTTTATGGTTTCGGGGCAGACTATTCTCGCGGATATTTTTGAGCCT GTTGTTCGAGGAACGGCCGTTGGTTTCTTTATGGTTGGGAGTGTTGCTGGGCCTGCTATTG GCCCCTGCATGGGAGGAATCATTGTAACTTTCGCCAGCTGGCGAATCATCTTCTGGGTGCAAACAGCCATGGCAGGCTTCGGCCTGattctctctctcctcttcgtctCGAATGTTCGAGACCCTCCAACCATGATCGCGAAGAAGAAAGCTGGAGCGAAATTTGGCGCTCTCGACATGGTGAACATGTTTAATCCATTGCGGATCGTCCGTCAGATGGTGTATCCAAATGTGTTTCTTGCC GACTTAACATGCGGCTTCCTCGCGACCTTCCAATACGCCCTCCTAACCTCCGCCCGCGCCCTCTTCAACCCCCGCTTCCACCTAACAACGGCCCTAGTAAGCGGCCTCTTCTACCTCGCCCCGGGCTCTGGCTTCCTGCTGGGCTCCGTACTTGGCGGGAAACTCTCCGACCGCACGGTCCGCAAGTGGATCAAGCGCCGCAACGGAGTACGTCTCCCACAGGACCGGCTTAACTCGGGGCTGTTGACGTTGCTGGGCGTGTTGCCTGTGTCGGCGCTGATTTTCGGTTGGACGTTGCAGGAAGAGGTCGGTGGGATGGCAGTGCCCATTATTAGTGGGTTCTTTGGCGGGTTTGGATTGACGGGGAGTTTTAATGGGTTGAATACCTATAATGCTG AAGCGATTCCGGCAAAACGGTCAGAGGTCATTGCGGGAAAGTATATCGTGCAGTATATCTTTGCGGCGGCGAGTACGGCGGCCGTGCAGCCGTTGCTGGATGCTATTGGGGCTGGGTGGACGTTTACTATCT GCGTGGTCCTTTCTCTCATCGGCGGATTCTTGGTCTGGGCGATTACGAAATGGGGACTTGATATGCAGCAGTGGGCGGAGAGGAAGTTTGAGTTGGATAAGAAACCTGGTTTTTAG
- the GAS1_4 gene encoding glycoside hydrolase family 72 protein (CAZy:CBM43;~CAZy:GH72;~COG:S;~EggNog:ENOG410PFK7;~InterPro:IPR012946,IPR017853,IPR004886;~PFAM:PF07983,PF03198;~SECRETED:SignalP(1-19);~TransMembrane:1 (n3-14c19/20o511-530i)) has translation MKLSLALAGGSLLLGRALADLPTIETKGSKFFYSNNGTEFFIRGVAYQQDYSTNSTSENDKYIDPLANSASCKRDIPYLKELRTNVIRTYAIDPSKNHDECMNALADAGIYLITDLSSPHESINRNEPKWDTDLFSRYAKVVDSLAKYPNVIGFFAGNEVANDKNNTNSIAYVKSAVRDMKAYIKEKGYRESLAVGYATDDDASIRADLADYLTCGDKDSSIDMFGYNIYEWCGESSFEESGYSERTKEFKDYPVPAFFSEYGCIHPRPRKFSDVPVLFGDKMNGVWSGGIVYMYFQETNDYGLVSVDGDKVSKMEDFNYLSSQMAKVNPTGTKSADYKPENTARSCPSVGKEWEAAKELPPTPNPELCSCMVDSLSCVLKDSVNEKDMGELFGVVCGSEGVCDGIASNSTTGTYGAYSVCSPKQKLSFVMDQYYKKQNKKSTACDFSGAARVQDSSNPKGTCSALIKQAGADGTGSVTSIPTNVAGASASSTSEGAAGALVTPTAVTVGAWQFGAYMATAIIAGAGMILL, from the exons ATGAAGCTTTCACTCGCCCTCGCTGGCGGCTCCCTCTTGCTGGGACGTGCTCTGGCCGATCTGCCTACCATCGAGACCAAA GGCTCCAAATTCTTCTATTCCAACAACGGCACTGAGTT CTTCATTCGTGGTGTTGCCTATCAGC AGGATTACTCCACCAACAGCACTAGCGAGAACGACAAGTATATCGACCCTCTTGCCAATTCTGCTAGCTGCAAGCGTGACATTCCGTACCTGAAAGAGCTCCGCACCAATGTCATCCGGACCTACGCTATCGATCCCTCCAAGAACCATGATGAGTGCATGAACGCCTTGGCTGATGCCGGTATCTACCTCATCACTGATCTATCATCCCCGCACGAGTCCATCAACCGCAATGAGCCCAAGTGGGATACGGATCTCTTCTCGCGGTACGCCAAGGTCGTCGACTCGTTGGCCAAGTACCCCAACGTCATTGGCTTCTTTGCCGGAAACGAGGTTGCCAATGACAAGAACAACACCAACTCGATTGCCTACGTTAAAAGTGCTGTCCGCGATATGAAGGCCTACATCAAGGAGAAGGGCTACCGTGAGTCGCTGGCTGTGGGATACGCCACCGATGATGATGCCTCTATCCGTGCCGATTTGGCCGACTACCTGACCTGCGGTGACAAGGACTCCTCCATTGATATGTTTGGATATAACATTTATGAATGGTGCGGTGAGTCCTCTTTCGAGGAGTCCGGATACAGTGAGCGGACCAAGGAGTTCAAAGACTACCCTGTTCCTGCCTTTTTCTCTGAATACGGCTGTATCCACCCGCGTCCTCGCAAGTTCTCGGATGTTCCTGTCCTCTTTGGCGACAAGATGAATGGTGTCTGGAGCGGTGGTATTGTCTACATGTACTTCCAGGAAACCAATGACTACGGTCTGGTGTCGGTCGACGGCGACAAGGTCAGCAAGATGGAGGACTTTAACTATCTCTCCTCCCAGATGGCCAAGGTGAACCCGACCGGTACCAAGAGTGCCGACTACAAGCCTGAGAACACTGCTCGCTCCTGCCCTTCTGTCGGCAAGGAATGGGAGGCTGCCAAGGAGCTGCCGCCGACTCCAAACCCGGAGCTGTGCTCTTGCATGGTCGACTCTCTGTCTTGCGTTCTCAAGGACTCCGTTAACGAGAAGGACATGGGTGAGCTCTTTGGCGTGGTTTGCGGTTCCGAGGGCGTGTGCGATGGCATTGCTTCCAACTCTACCACTGGCACCTACGGCGCCTACAGTGTTTGCAGCCCCAAGCAGAAACTTTCCTTCGTCATGGACCAGTACTACAAGAAGCAAAACAAGAAATCCACCGCTTGTGACTTCTCCGGCGCCGCTCGTGTGCAAGATTCCTCCAACCCCAAGGGCACTTGTTCTGCTCTGATCAAGCAGGCTGGAGCTGACGGCACGGGCTCAGTCACCTCTATCCCGACTAACGTCGCTGGTGCCAGCGCCAGTTCGACTTCAGAGGGTGCTGCCGGCGCTTTGGTGACTCCTACTGCCGTCACTGTTGGCGCTTGGCAGTTCGGAGCTTACATGGCCACGGCTATTATTGCAGGTGCCGGAATGATCCTGCTGTAA
- a CDS encoding putative C6 transcription factor (COG:K;~EggNog:ENOG410Q2BJ;~InterPro:IPR036864,IPR007219,IPR001138;~PFAM:PF00172,PF04082;~TransMembrane:1 (o689-711i);~go_function: GO:0000981 - DNA-binding transcription factor activity, RNA polymerase II-specific [Evidence IEA];~go_function: GO:0003677 - DNA binding [Evidence IEA];~go_function: GO:0008270 - zinc ion binding [Evidence IEA];~go_process: GO:0006351 - transcription, DNA-templated [Evidence IEA];~go_process: GO:0006355 - regulation of transcription, DNA-templated [Evidence IEA]): MTDPSRRSPFSYPSYSSSDTRETDPTGDWAISQFSQTPVGFPVSFEAISGSTENPAGAFRTITTPSTTGERSVNAKVPIPRTTTSSNWTSSGRVSRACENCREQKAKCSGHRPTCQRCQEAGVRCSYGDRKREKMAKQLNDLTTQVQAYDGLLRDIHPELDSLLAQRVEQVLNEFSSPQTSTPPSAPGTLSAPVGTAVASSLGAIDYIDEDYNRDEKVQALGFVGEHSEIAWLYRLKRELDKDNLAAATPESVSLKDSWDRYSVASVNFFLDDSQILVIDGVDLVQRPPQAVADRLVDRYFQIIHPTFPIIGKVTFWGQYRSFYSSPFVRPGKRWMAILNLIFALAARYSELAQESVDDIVHEDHVVYFSRAWKLSMSDVALLDHPNLQQVQVEGLTSFYLLSVGQINRSWRICGISVRSAVTMGLNLRNESNSIGHISKETRYRVWWSLYTLDTSLCAMTGRPPSSNIDFCTTPLPVPFMEEQFRDETIAQLITDHEARNTLTGIMSTKRWGQSQTESSVTPEQSGNLTPNKNKQCEQLAFSAMETLTPNISLYFLYFVELGLTMRESVDTLYAPGAARKSWREVEAAISALNSKADAWLSKLPDTFRFTGPQGNVDFERQISSLAFRYYSTKLIITQPCLRHAARQGGTSSIGNFCDTMTDQCVDIATQMLDLLPEPPDSSWLYHIAPWWCVLHYLMQAMAVLLTELFLRARPGTLQYRRVHESVDKGNRWLYDMSARDPCSQRAWLVCNDLLSRYSPELAFQTDITLPN; the protein is encoded by the exons ATGACTGACCCGAGCCGCCGGTCCCCTTTTTCATATCcttcttattcttcttctgatACGCGAGAGACAGACCCTACAGGCGACTGGGCAATATCCCAATTCTCGCAGACGCCCGTTGGGTTTCCAGTCAGCTTTGAAGCGATTTCTGGTTCGACTGAGAACCCCGCAGGTGCATTTCGCACCATCACCACGCCATCCACGACGGGTGAACGGTCTGTTAATGCCAAAGTTCCTATTCCCAGGACGACAACCTCCAGCAACTGGACTAGCAGTGGACGGGTCAGTCGGGCTTGCGAGAACTGTCGGGAGCAGAAAGCCAAATGTAGCGGACATCGCCCAACCTGTCAACGATGCCAGGAGGCTGGCGTCCGTTGCTCCTATGGTGACCGGAAACGAGAGAAGATGGCCAA GCAGTTGAATGATCTGACAACCCAAGTTCAGGCTTACGATGGATTACTACGAGATATCCATCCCGAGTTGGATTCCCTCCTAGCACAGAGGGTTGAGCAAGTCCTGAATGAA TTCTCCAGCCCTCAGACGTCAACGCCTCCATCTGCACCCGGAACATTATCTGCTCCTGTCGGCACGGCTGTAGCTTCCTCACTGGGGGCGATAGATTATATCGATGAAGACTACAACCGTGACGAAAAAGTACAGGCCTTAGGCTTTGTCGGGGAGCACTCCGAAATTGCCTGGCTGTACAGATTGAAGCGGGAGCTTGACAAAGATAATCTTGCAGCTGCGACTCCTGAGTCCGTTTCACTGAAGGACTCCTGGGATCGTTATTCAGTCGCCTCTGTGAATTTCTTCTTAGACGACTCGCAGATTCTTGTCATAGACGGCGTGGATTTAGTGCAGAGACCCCCTCAAGCGGTTGCAGATAGACTCGTGGATCGTTACTTCCAGATTATTCACCCGACCTTCCCAATAATCGGCAAAGTGACTTTCTGGGGACAATACAGATCGTTCTATTCTAGTCCGTTTGTACGGCCAGGCAAAAGGTGGATGGCCATATTGAATTTAATCTTCGCCCTTGCTGCGAGATATTCGGAGCTGGCCCAAGAGAGCGTCGATGACATTGTGCATGAAGACCATGTGGTCTATTTCTCACGAGCTTGGAAGCTTAGCATGAGCGACGTAGCTTTGCTGGACCACCCGAACCTACAACAAGTGCAAGTCGAAGGGCTGACCTCATTCTATCTCCTATCTGTGGGACAAATCAATCG GTCCTGGAGAATTTGTGGCATTTCCGTCCGTTCCGCCGTTACGATGGGATTGAATCTTCGCAACGAGAGCAATAGCATCGGTCATATTTCAAAGGAAACACGGTATCGAGTGTGGTGGTCGTTATATACTCTGGATACTTCTCTCTGTGCAATGACGGGCCGGCCCCCCAGCAGCAATATCGATTTTTGCACAACTCCTCTTCCAGTGCCGTTTATGGAAGAACAGTTTCGGGATGAGACCATCGCACAGCTCATCACAGACCATGAGGCTCGGAATACGCTCACGGGGATCATGTCTACAAAACGTTGGGGGCAATCACAAACAGAGAGTAGCGTCACGCCCGAGCAGTCGGGGAATTTGACGCCAAACAAGAATAAACAATGTGAGCAACTTGCGTTCAGTGCCATGGAGACCCTCACACCGAACATCTCGCTCTACTTCCTCTATTTCGTCGAGTTGGGATTGACCATGCGGGAGTCTGTTGACACATTGTACGCTCCAGGAGCTGCTCGCAAGTCGTGGCGCGAAGTTGAAGCAGCGATTTCCGCCTTGAACAGCAAGGCTGACGCCTGGCTTTCCAAGCTACCAGACACATTCCGGTTCACAGGGCCACAAGGGAATGTAGATTTCGAGAGACAAATCTCAAGCCTTGCTTTCCGCTATTATAGCACCAAACTGATAATTACGCAACCTTGCCTTCGTCATGCTGCCCGTCAGGGTGGCACCTCATCGATTGGGAATTTCTGCGATACGATGACTGACCAATGTGTCGATATCGCTACTCAAATGCTCGACCTACTCCCAGAGCCACCGGATTCGTCGTGGCTTTACCACATCGCGCCATGGTGGTGCGTTCTACATTATCTGATGCAAGCAATGGCGGTGCTCTTGACGGAGCTATTCCTTCGGGCGAGACCGGGAACGCTACAATACCGAAGAGTGCATGAGAGCGTCGACAAAGGAAACCGGTGGTTGTACGACATGTCTGCCAGAGATCCTTGTTCCCAGCGCGCGTGGCTGGTGTGCAATGACCTCTTGTCCCGTTACAGTCCTGAACTCGCCTTCCAAACCGACATCACTCTCCCGAATTAA
- a CDS encoding hydrogen/calcium exchanger domain-containing protein (COG:P;~EggNog:ENOG410PIFK;~InterPro:IPR004798,IPR004837;~PFAM:PF01699;~TransMembrane:11 (i194-211o217-237i249-271o277-301i313-335o347-367i433-455o475-493i500-528o534-555i562-582o);~go_component: GO:0016021 - integral component of membrane [Evidence IEA];~go_function: GO:0015369 - calcium:proton antiporter activity [Evidence IEA];~go_process: GO:0006816 - calcium ion transport [Evidence IEA];~go_process: GO:0055085 - transmembrane transport [Evidence IEA]) — protein MHIYRRKARNLAWYDQEGEPSTHNPFKKFRSRPRRSSSIKLESRLVPVRTAGEVPLSEERRRRRSMTDGLQGPEHSDSFPPESSLSRAEEGHTRPDTANISRAESTGDIEGPDPSMHSREPINVSFQDEQDGIELEAGPRKRRTLLGKWRNHGEENGDETASASTGDGDGEDKEEDKQKFTLAGQLKATIFNSWMNIFILAAPVGIALSQVKGIDPVAVFVVNFVAIIPLAAMLGYATEEVAMRTGETIGGLLNATFGNAVELIVAIIALVKNEVVIVQTSLVGSMLSNLLLVMGMCFFFGGLNRLEQHFNPVVAQTAASLLALAVGSLIIPTAFHQWSEAGTRNVAALSRGTSIMLLVVYGCYLFFQLRTHTEIYNKPSPKVEKRRAKVVEGDASRGIAQIGKMSASMAGQNVHQIKLQDPDDEEEEPQLHIVVAFVTLGISTALVAVCAEFMVNSIDALVEDHPISETFVGLILLPIVGNAAEHATAVTVACKDKMDLAIGVAVGSSMQIALLVLPLIIVIGWIMGNEDMTLYFDGFQVILLFVSVLLVNYLIADGKSHWLEGVLLMMMYLIIALASWFYDV, from the exons ATGC ATATCTACCGCCGCAAAGCCAGGAACCTCGCATGGTATGACCAAGAAGGCGAACCCTCCACCCATAACCCCTTCAAAAAATTCAGGTCCCGTCCTCGTCGTTCCAGTTCCATCAAACTCGAAAGCCGTCTAGTCCCCGTCCGCACGGCCGGTGAGGTGCCTTTGTCCGAAGAGCGTCGCCGGAGAAGGTCTATGACAGATGGACTGCAAGGACCCGAGCATTCGGATTCGTTCCCGCCCGAGTCGTCGTTGTCGAGAGCAGAGGAAGGTCATACCCGTCCGGATACGGCGAACATTTCCCGAGCAGAGAGTACTGGTGATATTGAAGGACCGGACCCATCGATGCACAGCCGGGAACCTATCAATGTGTCGTTTCAGGATGAACAGGATGGAATAGAACTTGAAGCAGGACCGCGCAAGCGAAGGACTTTACTGGGTAAATGGAGGAATCATGGGGAGGAGAATGGCGATGAAACTGCATCGGCATCCACGGGGGACGGAGATGGAGAGGACAAGGAGGAGGATAAGCAGAAGTTTACGCTGGCGGGCCAGTTGAAAGCGACAATCTTCAATTCCTGGATGAATATTTTCATTTTGGCGGCACCGGTTGGAA TTGCATTGAGCCAAGTCAAAGGAATCGACCCAGTGGCCGTCTTCGTGGTCAACTTTGTTGCCATTAT TCCTCTTGCGGCCATGTTAGGTTATGCCACGGAAGAAGTCGCCATGCG CACTGGAGAGACAATCGGTGGTCTTTTGAATGCGACTTTCGG AAACGCTGTTGAATTAATTGTGGCCATTATCGCCCTGGTCAAAAACGAAGTCGTAATTGTCCAAACCTCGCTTGTTGGAAGTATGCTGTCGAACCTGCTCCTGGTCATGGGAATGTGCTTCTTTTTTGGTGGTCTCAACCGTCTGGAGCAGCATTTCAACCCTGTCGTTGCACAAACAGCCGCTAGTCTTCTTGCGTTGGCTGTGGGTAGCTTGATCATCCCCACAGCATTCCATCAATGGTCGGAAG CGGGCACTAGAAATGTCGCTGCTCTGTCGCGAG GAACGAGTATCATGCTCCTCGTCGTATATGGATGctacctcttcttccaacTCAGAACCCACACGGAAATCTACAACAAACCCAGCCCCAAAGTCGAGAAGCGACGGGCTAAAGTAGTCGAAGGTGACGCCAGTCGCGGCATCGCGCAGATCGGGAAAATGTCCGCGAGCATGGCCGGTCAGAACGTGCATCAAATCAAACTGCAGGATcccgatgatgaagaggaagagccgCAGCTTCATATCGTGGTTGCTTTTGTGACGCTGGGAATCTCGACGGCGCTCGTTGCTGTGTGCGCTGAATTCATGGTCAATTCGATCGACGCTCTTGTGGAGGACCATCCCATCTCGGAGACTTTTGTGGGACTTATTCTCCTTCCTATTGTGGGTAATGCTGCAGAGCACGCGACAGCCGTGACGGTGGCATGCAAGGATAAGATGGATCTGGCGATTGGAGTGGCTGTTGGATCGAGTATGCAGATTGCCTTGCTGGTGCTTCCTCTGATTATCGTGATTGGATGGATCATGGGCAATGAAGATATG ACACTGTATTTCGACGGATTCCAAGTGATCCTCCTTTTCGTCTCAGTCCTTTTG GTTAACTACCTCATCGCGGACGGTAAATCGCACTGGCTCGAAGGCGTGTTGCTCATGATGATGTACTTGATAATCGCATTGGCATCTTG GTTCTATGATGTTTAA
- a CDS encoding transcription factor domain-containing protein (COG:K;~EggNog:ENOG410PQ7B;~InterPro:IPR036864,IPR007219,IPR001138;~PFAM:PF00172,PF04082;~go_function: GO:0000981 - DNA-binding transcription factor activity, RNA polymerase II-specific [Evidence IEA];~go_function: GO:0003677 - DNA binding [Evidence IEA];~go_function: GO:0008270 - zinc ion binding [Evidence IEA];~go_process: GO:0006351 - transcription, DNA-templated [Evidence IEA];~go_process: GO:0006355 - regulation of transcription, DNA-templated [Evidence IEA]), whose amino-acid sequence MTQNLGRRSRGTEETAESSKRQRRKFTACRRCHEHKIKCSGGEPCSKCVLVGRGEECHYEPRDRQVKVSESYLERILSENQRLKERSGTSANSTEPPRPPATATTATGSTEEPNEPNTSSSAQNPLIGDRAWFHPYDPSAPPIFIGEAACTAFATRFRRFLTGSNATAHIPRTQYVKEANIAAANEVNVQWPSPQQARLLVKIALHQIGHIYHLVLRKSTLEKLEEIYQTGHFGCTVNQCKYFALFAFGEAYSLRTEPSSGCRVPGTSYFARALSLVQVLPERTSITHLETLLLLSLFSYYLNRRHSAYVLIGSAMRLSLCIGLNHNIPESQVIDPVERQHRVRIWWTIYIFDRMWGSKMGLPSQILDDDIHLDMPSNIEPQQLHEEQFSDTDYLTANVKLAKIVGETISKLYSRRKYTETFLQRVQKLLKALKNWVETLPDHIRLNQEDPEANKKPITSLHLAFNQCVILTTRPTLLHLLIKLSENEPPSPSPIPQPVLTLSEACIHAARHSHSLILTKYFNGTLPVFGYFHAHYLFSSALALAMSSFVPVGNPSDMGGFETALEILRSMSENGNLAAADFWQNLEQVKFCLEGYWGERERRRRGGARGMGNANAMAAIGPGDVSAASVQSPGDGSMGASSSAMQSSVGTVQSNAETVVNTPYPPIHNGNGVPLHDASGGFTTAMAFLEPTMQDFLAQSDFDLGLLNPVDTFLNDAESLYTCHGL is encoded by the exons ATGACCCAAAACCTCGGACGCCGTAGCAGAGGCACCGAAGAAACCGCCGAGTCATCGAAACGTCAACGCAGAAAGTTCACAGC ATGTCGACGATGTCACGAACATAAGATCAAATGTTCCGGAGGCGAGCCGTGTAGTAAATGTGTGCTGGTTGGTCGTGGCGAGGAATGTCACTACGAGCCTCGAGATCGGCAGGTGAAGGTCAGTGAGAG TTACCTGGAACGCATCCTATCAGAAAACCAGCGCCTAAAAGAGCGTTCGGGGACTTCGGCAAACTCCACCGAACCACCCCGGCCACCTGCAAcagcaacgacagcaacaGGCTCAACGGAAGAACCAAACGAGCCAAATACAAGTAGCAGTGCTCAAAATCCTTTAATCGGAGATCGTGCCTGGTTCCACCCCTACGACCCGTCAGCACCACCAATCTTCATCGGCGAAGCAGCCTGCACGGCGTTTGCGACTCGTTTCCGTCGCTTTCTAACGGGAAGCAATGCGACTGCACATATCCCACGCACGCAGTATGTCAAAGAAGCCAACATCGCCGCGGCGAATGAAGTCAACGTGCAGTGGCCGAGTCCACAACAGGCGCGACTGCTGGTGAAGATTGCGTTGCATCAGATTGGACATATCTACCATCTGGTGCTGCGCAAGTCGACGCTGGAGAAGCTCGAGGAGATCTATCAAACGGGGCATTTTGGGTGTACGGTTAACCAGTGCAAGTATTTTGCACTATTTGCGTTTGGAGAGGCGTATTCGTTGAGGACGGAGCCGTCGTCGGGATGTAGGGTGCCGGGGACGTCGTATTTTGCACGTGCCCTGAGTTTGGTGCAGGTGTTGCCGGAGAGGACGAGCATCACACATCTGGAGACCCTGCTCCTACTG TCATTATTCTCCTACTACCTTAACCGCCGCCACTCAGCTTACGTACTAATCGGCAGCGCAATGCGTCTAAGCCTTTGCATAGGCCTGAACCACAACATTCCCGAATCTCAAGTAATTGACCCAGTCGAACGCCAGCACCGGGTCCGAATCTGGTGGACAATCTATATCTTCGACCGGATGTGGGGATCCAAAATGGGCCTACCATCACAGATTCTCGACGATGACATCCACCTCGACATGCCGTCGAACATTGAACCACAACAGCTGCACGAGGAGCAATTCTCCGACACGGACTATTTGACGGCGAATGTGAAGTTGGCAAAGATTGTTGGGGAGACGATTTCGAAACTGTACAGTCGAAGAAAGTACACGGAGACGTTTTTGCAAAGAGTGCAGAAGCTACTGAAGGCATTGAAGAATTGGGTCGAGACATTGCCAGATCACATAAGACTGAACCAAGAAGACCCAGAGGCAAACAAAAAGCCCATCACCTCCCTACACCTCGCATTCAACCAG TGCGTAATCCTAACAACCCGCCCAACCCTCCTGCACCTCCTCATCAAACTCAGTGAGAACgaacccccctccccctccccaatCCCCCAACCCGTCCTCACCCTCTCCGAAGCCTGCATCCACGCAGCCCGCCACTCCCACTCCCTGATCCTCACAAAATACTTCAACGGCACCCTTCCTGTCTTCGGCTACTTCCACGCGCACTACCTCTTTTCCTCTGCGCTCGCACTCGCCATGTCCTCTTTCGTACCAGTCGGTAATCCAAGCGACATGGGCGGTTTTGAGACGGCGCTGGAAATATTAAGGTCGATGAGCGAGAACGGGAATCTCGCGGCGGCGGACTTTTGGCAGAACCTCGAGCAGGTCAAGTTTTGTCTTGAGGGGTATTggggggagagggagaggaggagacgGGGTGGGGCCCGGGGGATGGGGAATGCGAATGCGATGGCGGCGATTGGGCCGGGAGATGTGTCGGCTGCGTCGGTGCAGTCGCCGGGGGACGGGTCTATGGGTGCTTCTTCGAGTGCAATGCAGTCGAGTGTTGGGACTGTGCAGAGTAACGCCGAGACCGTGGTAAACACTCCTTATCCACCTATCCACAATGGTAATGGAGTACCCCTTCACGACGCCTCCGGCGGGTTCACGACGGCAATGGCCTTTCTCGAACCGACGATGCAAGACTTCCTTGCGCAGTCTGATTTCGATCTCGGCTTGTTAAACCCCGTGGATACATTTCTGAACGACGCGGAGAGTCTATACACATGCCATGGATTATAA